In one window of Drosophila mauritiana strain mau12 chromosome X, ASM438214v1, whole genome shotgun sequence DNA:
- the LOC117146838 gene encoding uncharacterized protein LOC117146838 isoform X4: MATTAAGIQQQQVIGLGAAYDRQQSTDSGWDNPFRPGGDLSREADEIVNMIRGGKPITPTEERTIGNGSAQHADDNCNGGTAIGESVIKSNVSWDIGYLSLCAHLTKALCHYLQLSQNLATAQNGTNSHASATADAGAGKAATATELSGGTGNNGVTSLGQVSKQVVPGPTSASHVVIDEKKNKKKGCCVLQ, encoded by the exons ATGGCCACGACGGCGGCGGGGATCCAACAGCAGCAGGTGATCGGCCTGGGAGCGGCCTACGATCGACAGCAAAG CACCGATTCCGGCTGGGACAATCCCTTTCGACCAGGCGGCGATCTGTCCAGAGAGGCTGATGAAATTGTCAACATGATCAGAG GTGGCAAGCCCATCACACCCACAGAGGAGCGTACAATTGGCAACGGGAGTGCCCAGCATGCGGACGACAATTGCAACGGCGGTACGGCGATCGGCGAGAGTgtaatcaaatcaaatgtgAGTTGGGATATTGGTTACCTATCCCTATGTGCACACCTGACTAAAGCCCTATGTCATTATTTGCAGCTCTCGCAGAATCTAGCAACAGCACAAAATGGTACAAATTCCCATGCCTCTGCAACTGCCGACGCTGGCGCCGGAAAAGCAGCGACGGCGACCGAGCTGAGCGGCGGAACCGGAAACAATGGGGTCACCTCGCTGGGACAGGTGTCCAAACAGGTGGTTCCCGGACCGACGTCCGCTAGTCATGTGGTCATCGACGAGAAGAAGAACAAGAAGAAGGGCTGCTGCGTCCTCCAATAA
- the LOC117147286 gene encoding uncharacterized protein LOC117147286: protein MKSFLILLGFAALAAADVKHLTDRNLDLFKYNPSDIYTLPEDIDDDKPAVHFSGDVMKAKTETLQNYNSGKKFKLELKTQNGIEVSSVGKLKDDKTFVVSGSYSFTGADGKRYKTRYTADEFGYHPITELDLDIPEPQPLASAGQRQTVDPSSLLGNKNRFQFLQQTLDSDQGSQGPLRGSGQSGDDYSYTSPYGNGNAYGNGAGNGYGNGNGNGYDYQPPQVPLATPSRLYLPTA, encoded by the exons ATGAAGAGTTTT CTGATCCTTCTGGGTTTCGCTGCCCTGGCCGCTGCCGATGTCAAGCATCTGACAGATCGCAATCTGGACCTCTTCAAGTACAATCCCAGCGATATCTACACCCTGCCCGAGGACATCGATGACGACAAGCCGGCGGTGCACTTCAGCGGCGATGTCATGAAGGCCAAGACCGAGACCCTGCAGAACTACAACTCGGGCAAGAAATTCAAGCTGGA ACTGAAGACCCAGAACGGCATCGAAGTGAGCAGCGTGGGCAAACTGAAGGACGACAAGACCTTCGTGGTCAGCGGCTCCTACTCCTTCACCGGCGCCGATGGCAAGCGGTACAAGACCCGTTACACCGCCGATGAGTTCGGCTACCATCCCATCACCGAGCTGGATCTGGACATCCCCGA ACCCCAGCCTTTGGCTTCCGCCGGACAGCGCCAGACCGTGGATCCCAGCAGCCTGTTGGGCAACAAGAACCGCTTCCAGTTCCTGCAGCAGACCCTGGACTCCGACCAAGGATCCCAAGGACCTCTGAGGGGCAGTGGACAGAGTGGCGATGACTACAGCTACACGTCTCCCTATGGAAATGGCAATGCTTACGGAAATGGAGCTGGAAACGGATACGGAAATGGCAACGGCAATGGCTACGACTATCAGCCACCTCAGGTGCCACTGGCGACGCCATCTCGTCTGTATCTGCCCACGGCATAA
- the LOC117147900 gene encoding uncharacterized protein LOC117147900: MQQKVEEKIDPLTRIQEEIKEVVRREEEYRQLATLSSSASITSASPDFETYTVNGNFEPKLQQDDEHDLVESPDQDQGMLVTAQPAAVQTTSLLLPIDELSNTPSLASSVNSAKEESLDGQHSDDSGISASSQSNTLITGITTNVAKQQPLKLTVVTRQEQRYIGPNCYNLTPEPPQQKLITRTISTPQLSGLPQKRQFAFGGATKGVMQRFIASHGKLGNTSPLPAASPMTLSLGAANGNGQINNISSSNNNNNNNNTLKLNTRTAMAFLESGGSTGGINSSSVALSSAAIERDSEGRPLRRGYVPVEQKIQRELQDLKSRESELKRLRKINRQNTLKASLDKLQLSTDDEADADDDDEDSEVEHCYGPGKLRNAQSTQELDRNGNEQDIVHKPSGNRSLNAGAYIANGISNGNGNGMRPAMSLAQLCDLTPEEAPSSRGLIAQWENLIKKNAEVGTVEAII, from the exons ATGCAGCAGAAAGTCGAAGAG AAAATCGATCCCCTGACACGCATTCAGGAGGAGATCAAGGAGGTGGTGCGTCGCGAGGAGGAGTACCGCCAGCTGGCCACACTGTCGTCCAGCGCCTCGATCACTTCCGCTTCGCCGGACTTCGAGACATACACGGTTAATGGTAACTTTGAGCCGAAACTGCAGCAGGATGATGAGCACGATCTGGTCGAGAGTCCAGATCAGGACCAGGGCATGCTGGTCACCGCCCAGCCGGCGGCCGTGCAGACCACCTCGCTCCTGCTGCCCATCGACGAGCTGTCCAACACACCATCGCTGGCCTCCAGTGTTAATAGCGCCAAGGAGGAGAGCCTCGATGGCCAGCACTCGGATGACTCGGGCATTTCGGCCTCCTCGCAGAGCAACACCCTCATCACTGGGATCACCACGAATGTGGCCAAGCAGCAGCCACTCAAACTGACCGTGGTGACGCGTCAGGAGCAGCGCTACATTGGGCCCAACTGCTACAATCTGACACCTGAACCGCCACAGCAGAAGCTGATCACCCGCACCATATCCACCCCCCAGCTGAGTGGTCTGCCCCAGAAGCGGCAGTTTGCCTTTGGTGGCGCCACCAAGGGTGTGATGCAGCGCTTCATTGCCTCGCATGGCAAGTTGGGCAACACCAGCCCGTTGCCGGCTGCATCTCCAATGACCCTGTCCCTTGGCGCCGCCAATGGTAATGGCCAGATCAACAatatcagcagcagcaacaataataacaacaacaacaacaccctCAAGCTGAACACGCGCACAGCCATGGCTTTCCTGGAATCCGGAGGTTCCACGGGCGGCATCAACTCGTCATCGGTGGCCCTATCATCGGCGGCAATCGAACGGGACTCGGAAGGCAGGCCCCTGCGACGAGGATATGTTCCCGTTGAGCAGAAGATCCAGCGCGAGCTGCAGGACCTGAAGTCACGCGAATCGGAGTTGAAGCGTCTGCGCAAGATCAACAGGCAGAACACACTGAAGGCCTCCCTGGACAAGCT GCAACTGAGCACAGATGATGAGGCCGAtgcagatgatgatgatgaggacTCCGAGGTGGAGCACTGCTACGGGCCCGGAAAACTGCGCAATGCCCAGTCCACACAGGAACTGGATAGGAATGG AAACGAGCAGGACATCGTTCACAAGCCATCGGGTAATCGCAGTCTGAACGCAGGAGCCTATATAGCCAATGGAATcagcaatggcaatggcaacggCATGCGTCCGGCGATGTCGCTGGCCCAGCTCTGCGATCTGACACCCGAGGAGGCGCCCTCATCGCGAGGACTCATCGCCCAGTGGGAGAACCTGATCAAGAAGAACGCCGAGGTGGGAACGGTCGAGGCGATCATCTAA
- the LOC117148367 gene encoding Meckel syndrome type 1 protein homolog, with amino-acid sequence MQKSRDIKRTGVYRVSGNIGDLQLELKLRHISEWLPVPKFEYAGAQSTNAYGDHYPGSEEDVWHDCYIHVPQGDDSYGGRNCLGYNCSYYNVGTGYTGRRRRSPIAQHGGEDKEKNEEEITDLDLESQSNRSWSILSDNSRPPAGDLFYKRNKELCNGAIATMRISWQQKHFSQAELEQYINNPGSCAPKLQRRYHNWALETLKLQQRYLRKLENLEYAEKQQEPEPIKVRRRIRKPKSKQRGCSAVTHPTITSLSSANMSEVSVLDDPNFAARTCLIHTLLDNDSENLMPAEASEFHKKGYQLMYIYADLQQDTLLVSIRYDPEQGLLYVYPDFSSSAQDLDYVVQIERNNDCRQLYAFGFENVTPLEAYHDDGFSEEADGEDEQELGDGLPIEEDLPEDASAGEILEFYHRRRAAASERRSLLQFEMPPKRMKRVSLLLELQEAQNFENPNIHVRYYLKAPANTYYEGTPGVDTMQGATATCKNAGDWRSAHLGHCWQVTLLLEEQHHPADLLHLYFEVISIDSWQRERCEGYAHYAIPLTSALPTDSIRLQCIRPLGNWLDALNRYFIGGRQLFDFESFFDVHRQSEMHSRLDFNSDRPMTTTGTLSLRLQKLQQRQIDSCDQFHHHFHLDLGNNSSDDGDSNDDEIRSSSNPDTARATTLDEVMAAFVEARKRIELLLGNS; translated from the coding sequence ATGCAAAAAAGCAGGGACATAAAGCGCACTGGAGTTTATCGCGTGAGCGGAAACATTGGTGATCTGCAATTGGAACTGAAGCTGCGTCACATCAGTGAATGGCTGCCGGTCCCCAAATTTGAGTACGCGGGAGCGCAGTCGACGAACGCATATGGTGACCACTATCCCGGATCGGAGGAAGACGTCTGGCATGATTGCTATATTCATGTTCCCCAGGGCGATGATTCGTATGGGGGGAGGAATTGCTTGGGCTACAACTGCAGTTATTATAATGTGGGAACTGGTTACACCGGCAGGCGACGAAGGAGTCCCATAGCTCAGCATGGGGGGGAGGACAAGGAGAAGAATGAGGAGGAAATAACGGATCTGGATCTGGAGTCCCAAAGTAATCGCTCGTGGAGCATCCTAAGTGATAATAGTCGTCCTCCCGCTGGTGATCTCTTCTATAAACGGAATAAAGAACTTTGCAATGGTGCTATAGCCACAATGCGCATATCCTGGCAGCAAAAGCACTTTAGTCAAGCGGAACTGGAGCAATATATAAACAATCCTGGAAGTTGCGCCCCGAAACTACAGCGGCGCTATCACAATTGGGCCTTGGAAACCCTGAAGCTACAACAGCGATATCTAAGGAAACTAGAGAATCTGGAATATGCAGAGAAGCAGCAGGAACCTGAGCCCATTAAAGTTCGTCGCCGGATACGAAAGCCCAAGTCGAAGCAGAGAGGCTGCTCTGCCGTAACTCACCCGACTATTACCAGTCTGTCCTCGGCGAATATGTCGGAGGTTTCAGTACTGGATGATCCCAACTTTGCCGCCAGAACGTGCCTTATACACACCTTATTGGATAATGATTCCGAGAATCTTATGCCCGCCGAAGCGAGTGAATTCCATAAAAAGGGCTACCAGCTAATGTACATCTATGCCGATCTGCAGCAGGACACCCTGTTGGTCAGTATACGATATGATCCCGAACAAGGTCTGCTCTATGTCTATCCGGATTTCAGCAGCAGTGCCCAGGATCTGGATTATGTCGTTCAGATCGAGCGGAATAACGATTGCCGACAGTTGTATGCCTTTGGCTTTGAGAATGTCACACCGCTAGAGGCCTACCACGATGACGGTTTCTCTGAGGAGGCGGatggcgaggatgagcaggaaCTGGGGGATGGCTTGCCCATCGAAGAAGATCTGCCCGAAGATGCCTCCGCCGGCGAGATTCTCGAGTTTTACCACAGACGGCGTGCAGCCGCCAGCGAGAGGAGAAGTCTCCTCCAGTTCGAAATGCCGCCCAAGAGGATGAAGCGGGTCAGTCTGCTGCTGGAACTACAGGAAGCCCAAAACTTTGAGAACCCCAACATACATGTAAGATACTATCTGAAAGCTCCAGCAAATACCTACTATGAGGGTACACCTGGGGTGGATACCATGCAAGGAGCCACGGCCACGTGCAAGAATGCCGGCGACTGGAGGAGTGCCCATTTGGGTCACTGCTGGCAGGTGACCCTGCTCCTGGAGGAACAACATCATCCGGCTGACCTACTGCATCTGTATTTTGAAGTGATCAGCATAGATAGCTGGCAGCGGGAGCGATGTGAGGGATATGCCCACTATGCGATACCGCTAACATCCGCCCTGCCAACAGACTCCATACGGCTGCAGTGCATCCGACCATTGGGCAACTGGCTGGATGCTCTCAATCGGTATTTCATAGGCGGCCGGCAGCTGTTCGACTTTGAGTCCTTCTTCGATGTCCACCGGCAATCGGAAATGCATTCCCGTTTGGACTTCAACTCTGACAGGCCAATGACCACCACGGGAACACTTTCGCTCCGGCTTCAAAAGCTTCAGCAGCGCCAAATAGACTCATGTGACCAGTTCCACCACCACTTCCATTTGGATCTCGGCAACAATAGTAGCGACGATGGCGACAGCAATGATGACGAAATCAGATCCAGTTCAAATCCTGATACTGCGAGGGCCACCACTCTGGACGAGGTAATGGCTGCCTTTGTGGAGGCCAGGAAACGGATCGAGCTGCTCCTGGGAAACAGCTGA
- the LOC117148012 gene encoding larval serum protein 1 alpha chain: MKFAIAFLACVAVVTATGYHKTHDIKVADKAFLMKQKFLFEIVYRVEDPLMFEEYIAMGKQFFFEKDHYTHFDLYMEKFFEAHKAHALLPKGEFFGALVKHHAKQARGLFNCFYYAKDWETFAANVAFARMHFNEGMFVYALTLAVIHRDDFHGLVLPAIHEIFPQFFFNSKFVMEAEKFDYEMWMKTSLYEKEYMDVYHKIPSFSYGHGYEQGMGHGYGKTHGHGQTYEHEFGSMYQSSDYMYMKDFKTWQWWKLMGLGEHWYSESNYILRENIHEYNQESNWLTMMKDVKKFYMPVDYSRDLYLYNEESKLSYFTEDLGWNTYWYYLNMDYSFFLDGKTFGLQNDRRGEWWLYNVHQLLSRYHMERLSHGLGEIPQFSWFHQIEMGYDPQMIYYNGIGYSYRKNYYELETYGNFEMLDKITGFQRRIQNIVELGYYQTTDGDMIDLRKPESIEIIGNMLQGNVDAIDNIFFQFWYMLAHMYFADTHYYQMEVYPNVMLNFETMMRDPMFYMFYKSIAQVYFQFMHHLPKYTKEQLLMPGVTLKHVEVSELVTYFDLVDFDVTNMLNGKMVFHEGQFVWDKSLFARQMRLNHKPFSYTYTIDSARDEKVVIRAFLGPKFDEYGRMISLADNRMNFMEIDEFTYTLKTGSNLITRKSTDFAWTVKDRTTYTELYYYTMMAFDGKYDYPLDLTEPHCGFPDRLVLPMGWKKGMPMQMFFMVVPYMAPQHEQFSTFDYTYSCGIGSGARHVDSLPFGYPFDREINEYEFYVPNMYFKDVTIFHADTMEKYYNYKEYSNYGHFDYSFFNDYYTKYFKL; encoded by the exons ATGAAGTTTGCCATCGCATTCCTGGCCTGTGTGGCCGTGGTCACTGCGACCGGTTACCACAAGACCCACGACATCAAGGTCGCTGACAAGGCCTTCCTGATGAAGCAGAAGTTCCTCTTCGAGATCGTCTACCGCGTCGAGGATCCCCTTATGTTCGAGGAGTACATCGCGATGGGAAAGCAGTTCTTCTTCGAGAAGGATCACTACACG CACTTCGATCTGTACATGGAGAAGTTCTTCGAGGCCCACAAGGCACACGCTTTGCTGCCCAAGGGCGAGTTCTTTGGCGCCCTGGTTAAGCACCATGCCAAGCAGGCACGTGGACTCTTCAACTGCTTCTACTACGCCAAGGACTGGGAGACCTTCGCGGCCAACGTGGCCTTCGCTCGTATGCACTTCAACGAGGGCATGTTCGTCTACGCCCTGACCCTGGCCGTGATCCACCGCGATGACTTCCATGGACTCGTTCTGCCCGCCATCCACGAGATCTTCCCGCAGTTCTTCTTCAACAGCAAATTTGTGATGGAGGCCGAGAAGTTCGACTACGAGATGTGGATGAAGACTAGCCTGTACGAAAAGGAGTACATGGATGTGTACCACAAGATCCCCTCCTTCTCATACGGACACGGATACGAACAAGGAATGGGACACGGATACGGCAAGACACACGGACATGGACAGACTTACGAACACGAATTTGGCAGCATGTACCAGTCCAGCGACTACATGTACATGAAGGACTTCAAGACGTGGCAGTGGTggaagctgatgggtctgggCGAGCACTGGTACAGTGAGAGCAACTACATCCTGCGCGAGAACATCCACGAGTACAACCAGGAAAGCAACTGGCTGACGATGATGAAGGACGTGAAGAAGTTCTACATGCCGGTGGACTATAGCCGCGACCTGTACCTCTACAACGAGGAGTCCAAGCTGTCCTACTTCACCGAGGATCTGGGATGGAACACCTACTGGTACTACCTGAACATGGACTACTCCTTCTTCCTGGACGGCAAGACCTTTGGCCTGCAGAACGATCGTCGCGGCGAATGGTGGCTGTACAATGTGCACCAGCTGCTCAGCAGATACCACATGGAGCGTTTGTCCCACGGCCTCGGCGAGATTCCTCAGTTCTCCTGGTTCCACCAGATCGAGATGGGCTACGATCCGCAGATGATCTACTACAACGGCATTGGCTACAGCTATCGCAAGAACTACTACGAACTGGAGACGTACGGCAACTTTGAGATGCTGGACAAGATCACCGGCTTCCAGCGACGCATCCAGAACATCGTCGAATTGGGCTACTACCAGACGACCGATGGTGACATGATCGATCTGCGCAAGCCGGAGTCCATTGAGATCATCGGTAACATGCTGCAGGGCAACGTGGATGCCATTGACAACATTTTCTTCCAATTCTGGTACATGCTGGCCCATATGTACTTCGCCGATACCCACTACTATCAGATGGAGGTGTACCCCAACGTGATGCTGAACTTCGAGACAATGATGCGGGATCCCATGTTCTACATGTTCTACAAGTCGATCGCCCAGGTCTACTTCCAGTTCATGCACCATCTGCCCAAGTACACCAAGGAGCAACTCCTCATGCCGGGCGTTACACTGAAGCACGTGGAGGTCAGCGAGCTGGTTACCTACTTCGATCTGGTTGACTTCGATGTGACCAACATGCTCAACGGCAAGATGGTCTTCCACGAGGGTCAGTTCGTGTGGGACAAGTCCCTGTTCGCCCGCCAGATGCGTTTGAACCACAAGCCCTTCAGCTACACCTACACCATCGATTCGGCCAGGGATGAGAAGGTGGTCATTCGCGCCTTCCTGGGACCCAAGTTCGATGAGTACGGCAGGATGATCTCGCTTGCGGACAACCGCATGAACTTTATGGAAATCGATGAGTTCACCTATACCCTGAAAACGGGCAGCAACCTGATCACCAGGAAGTCCACCGACTTCGCTTGGACCGTCAAGGATCGCACCACCTACACCGAGCTGTACTACTACACGATGATGGCCTTCGATGGCAAGTACGATTACCCGCTGGACCTTACTGAGCCGCACTGCGGATTCCCCGATCGCCTGGTTCTGCCCATGGGCTGGAAGAAGGGCATGCCCATGCAGATGTTCTTCATGGTGGTTCCCTACATGGCCCCACAGCACGAGCAGTTCTCCACCTTTGACTACACCTACTCCTGCGGCATCGGCTCCGGAGCTCGCCACGTGGACAGCCTGCCTTTTGGATATCCCTTCGATCGCGAAATCAACGAGTACGAGTTCTACGTGCCCAACATGTACTTCAAGGATGTGACCATCTTCCATGCGGATACAATGGAGAAGTACTACAACTACAAGGAATACTCCAACTACGGTCACTTCGATTACTCCTTCTTCAACGACTACTACACCAAGTACTTCAAGTTGTAG